In the Oncorhynchus nerka isolate Pitt River linkage group LG2, Oner_Uvic_2.0, whole genome shotgun sequence genome, one interval contains:
- the LOC115140439 gene encoding uncharacterized protein LOC115140439 yields MKRINARGKEETYFWGTQKTLNTLRDMEGLSCYKNVQKDIPQLTDIEFHISSVTHVTTKSGLDGILDSGGFKGGEKSLLWWGLAIDHDDIRAAEDRYLEKIFPDRTPEQRQMQQPILRKFTTSPAFRKASRYGNFRFTFSLSDLLMMYSQQICGGEEPVLRVYGTTVYKQEIMYTMLVHSPGVQELEKYPALNNGGEEVFTYQEGTMVWHAQAVSETHEFQPVIHRPQVVEVEPFDCLYEYDKWYVWDHVTLAFHLPEGQTLQVDREELIENLTACEAVDPFLGVRCVSNSYNCACNCCRLNRSEAEYIVKQKRRDKQSDSTNSNS; encoded by the coding sequence ATGAAGCGTATAAATgccagagggaaagaggagaccTATTTTTGGGGAACACAAAAGACTCTAAACACACTGAGAGACATGGAAGGCCTCTCTTGTTACAAGAATGTTCAGAAAGACATCCCACAGCTCACTGATATTGAGTTTCACATATCCAGTGTGACCCATGTCACCACAAAGTCTGGTCTTGATGGAATCTTGGATTCAGGTGGATTTAAGGGTGGGGAGAAGAGTCTCCTGTGGTGGGGTCTAGCGATAGACCATGATGATATCAGAGCAGCAGAAGACCGTTACCTGGAGAAGATCTTCCCAGACAGAACACCTGAACAAAGACAGATGCAGCAACCCATCCTCCGCAAGTTCACCACCTCACCTGCCTTCAGGAAGGCATCACGTTATGGGAACTTCAGGTTCACTTTCAGTCTGTCTGATCTCCTGATGATGTACAGTCAGCAGATCTGTGGTGGAGAAGAGCCTGTCCTGAGAGTGTATGGAACTACTGTCTACAAACAAGAGATTATGTACACAATGCTTGTTCACAGTCCAGGTGTACAGGAATTGGAGAAGTACCCAGCTCTTAATAATGGTGGAGAAGAAGTTTTTACATACCAAGAGGGGACCATGGTCTGGCATGCACAAGCAGTGTCTGAAACCCATGAGTTTCAGCCGGTAATTCATAGGCCACAGGTGGTTGAAGTGGAACCTTTTGATTGTTTGTATGAATATGACAAGTGGTATGTTTGGGACCATGTGACCCTGGCGTTCCACCTGCCAGAAGGCCAGACCCTACAAGTTGATAGAGAAGAACTGATCGAAAACCTCACTGCTTGTGAGGCTGTTGATCCATTTCTTGGGGTAAGGTGTGTCTCCAACAGCTACAACTGTGCATGTAATTGTTGTCGTCTAAACCGCTCTGAAGCTGAATACATTGTGAAGCAGAAAAGAAGAGACAAGCAATCAGACAGCACCAACAGTAACTCATAG
- the LOC115140470 gene encoding leucine-rich repeat neuronal protein 1-like, translating into MTLSPLPWPQLAWLCVGLLLPLLPLVRGGECPRLCVCEVRPWFTPQSTYREAATVDCNDLRLTRIPSNLSSDTQVLLLQSNSIAHTSGELEALFNLTELDLSQNNFSSVEAVGLANMNQLTTLHLEENQISQLPDHCLQDLSNLQELYINHNQISTIAPGAFSGLRSLLRLHLNSNRLRVIDSRWFEATPNLEILMIGDNPVIGILDMNFKPLGSLRSLVLAGMDLTDVPGSALVGLDNLESLSFYDNKLVRVPQLALQKVQNLKFLDLNKNPVHKIQEGDFRNMLHLKELGINNMAELVSIDRYALDNLPELTKLEGTNNPKLSFVHRTAFRDVSSLESLMLNNNALNAIYQRTVEALPNLREISLHSNPLRCDCVIQWMSSNRTSVRFMEPRAMLCSSPPELRGQQVREVRLQDSPEQCLPLISHNTFPSHLSLELGMSVSLDCRAMAEPEPEIYWVSPMGSKITVDMVSERYHLSSEGTLRLSQVQVEDSGRYTCVAQNTEGADTRVTTIRVNGTLLDSVEVMKIYVKQTESHSILVSWKINSNVMTSNLKWASATMKIDNPHITYTARVPVDVHEYNLTHLQPGTEYEVCLTVSNIHLQTHKSCVNVTTRSNTFALDVSDQRPSAALLVVMATMLAFLSLATVGVYVARRWKRKNYHHSLKKYMQKTSSIPLNELYPPLINLWEVDSEKDKEGGAESKPSPVDTTRSYYMC; encoded by the coding sequence aTGACTCTAAGCCCCCTCCCTTGGCCCCAACTGGCATGGCTGTGTGTAGGGCTGCTGTTGCCCCTGCTGCCCCTGGTGCGGGGCGGGGAGTGCCCGAGGCTGTGCGTGTGTGAGGTGCGCCCCTGGTTCACCCCCCAGTCCACCTACAGGGAGGCGGCCACAGTGGACTGCAACGACCTGCGGCTGACACGCATCCCCTCCAACCTATCCTCTGACACCCAGGTGCTGCTGCTCCAGAGCAACTCCATCGCCCACACCAGCGGGGAGCTAGAAGCCCTGTTCAACCTGACGGAGCTGGACCTATCCCAGAATAACTTCAGCAGTGTGGAAGCCGTGGGCCTGGCCAACATGAACCAGCTCACCACCCTGCACCTGGAGGAGAACCAGATCAGCCAGCTGCCCGACCACTGCCTGCAGGACCTGAGCAACCTGCAGGAGCTCTACATCAACCACAACCAGATCAGCACCATTGCCCCAGGGGCCTTCTCTGGCCTGCGCAGCCTGCTGCGCCTCCACCTCAACTCCAACAGGCTCCGGGTCATTGACAGCCGCTGGTTCGAGGCCACGCCCAACCTGGAGATCCTGATGATCGGCGATAACCCCGTCATTGGTATCCTGGACATGAACTTCAAGCCCCTGGGGAGTCTGAGGAGCCTGGTTCTGGCCGGCATGGATCTCACCGACGTTCCCGGGAGTGCTCTGGTGGGTCTGGATAACCTGGAAAGCCTGTCCTTCTACGACAACAAGCTGGTCCGAGTTCCCCAGCTGGCCCTGCAGAAAGTGCAGAACCTGAAGTTCCTGGACCTGAACAAGAACCCGGTGCACAAGATCCAGGAGGGGGACTTCAGGAACATGCTGCATCTGAAGGAGCTTGGCATCAACAACATGGCTGAGCTGGTGTCCATCGACCGCTACGCCCTGGACAACCTGCCTGAGCTGACCAAGTTGGAGGGCACCAACAACCCCAAGCTGTCCTTTGTCCACCGGACGGCCTTCAGGGACGTGTCCTCATTGGAGAGCCTGATGCTCAACAACAACGCCCTCAATGCCATCTACCAGCGCACCGTGGAGGCGCTGCCCAATCTGCGCGAGATCAGCCTGCACAGCAACCCACTGCGCTGTGACTGCGTCATCCAGTGGATGAGCTCAAACAGGACCAGTGTGCGATTCATGGAGCCGCGGGCCATGCTGTGTAGCTCACCGCCTGAGCTCCGGGGCCAGCAGGTCAGGGAGGTGAGGCTACAGGACTCCCCAGAGCAGTGCCTGCCCCTCATCTCCCACAACACCTTCCCCAGCCACCTGAGCCTAGAGCTGGGCATGAGTGTCAGCTTGGACTGCCGGGCCATGGCCGAGCCCGAGCCAGAAATCTACTGGGTGTCTCCTATGGGGAGCAAGATCACGGTGGACATGGTGTCAGAGCGGTACCACCTGAGCAGTGAGGGCACCCTGCGGCTGTCCCAAGTCCAGGTGGAGGACTCAGGCCGCTACACCTGCGTGGCTCAGAACACAGAGGGGGCCGACACACGCGTCACCACCATCCGGGTCAACGGCACCCTGCTGGACAGTGTCGAGGTGATGAAGATCTACGTCAAGCAGACCGAGTCCCATTCCATTCTGGTCTCCTGGAAGATTAACTCCAACGTCATGACCTCCAACCTTAAGTGGGCCTCGGCCACCATGAAGATTGACAACCCCCACATCACCTACACTGCACGCGTGCCCGTCGACGTGCACGAGTACAACCTGACTCACCTGCAGCCGGGCACTGAGTATGAGGTGTGCCTCACCGTCTCCAACATCCACCTGCAGACCCACAAGTCGTGCGTCAATGTGACCACGCGCAGCAACACCTTCGCCCTGGACGTGTCGGACCAGAGGCCTAGCGCCGCCCTGCTAGTCGTCATGGCCACCATGCTGGCCTTCCTCAGCCTGGCTACGGTGGGGGTGTACGTGGCACGGCGCTGGAAGAGGAAGAACTACCACCACTCCCTGAAGAAGTACATGCAGAagacctcctccatccccctcaatgAGCTCTACCCGCCCCTCATCAACCTGTGGGAGGTGGACAGTGAGAAGGACAAGGAGGGCGGGGCAGAGAGCAAGCCCTCCCCTGTGGACACCACACGCAGCTACTACATGTGTTGA